One Comamonas odontotermitis genomic window, ACCCGTGGATTCGCCCTTGACTTCCTTGCCGTGGGCCATCAGCACCACAGTCGCCTTGGGCTGCTCACCGGTCTCGCTTGCCTGGGCCAGCGAAACAAAGCGGAAAGCCTCGTGGTTGCTGTGACCGCCTTCGGTATTGACCAGCGCGAGGATATCCTCGTCGAAGATCTCGCTCTTGCGGTCCGCCAGATCCTTGAAGCGGGCAAAGGCGGCATTGATGTCGCTCTCGCTCTCCATCACCACGCCCAGCTCCTGCAGGCGCTGCTTGAAGGCATTGCGGCCCGACAGCTTGCCCAGCACGATCTTGTTGGCGCTCCAGCCCACGTCTTCCGCGCGCATGATTTCGTAGGTGTCGCGTGCCTTCAGAACGCCATCCTGGTGAATGCCGGAGGCGTGGGCAAACGCATTGGCGCCCACCACGGCCTTGTTGGGCTGCACGACAAAGCCGGTGGTCTGGCTTACCATCTTGCTGGCAGCAACAATATGTTGCGTATCGATATTGACATCCAGCCCAAAGTAGTCACGGCGCGTCTTGACGGCCATCACTACTTCTTCGAGCGAGCAATTGCCCGCGCGCTCGCCCAGGCCATTGATGGTGCATTCCACCTGGCGCGCGCCGCCAATCTTGACGCCTGCCAGCGAATTGGCGACCGCCATGCCCAGGTCATTGTGGCAGTGCACCGACCAGACCGCCTTGTCGCTGTTGGGAATGCGCTCGCGCAGGTTCTTGATGAAGTTGCCGTACAGCTCAGGAATGGCGTAGCCCACGGTGTCAGGCACGTTGATGGTAGTAGCGCCTTCGGCAATCACCGCCTCGATCACGCGGCAGAGAAAATCAGGGTCGCTGCGGTAGCCGTCTTCCGGGCTGAATTCGATATCGCCCACCAGATTGCGGGCAAAGCGCACCGACATCTTGGCCTGCTCGAACACCTCGTCAGGCGACATGCGCAGCTTTTTCTCCATGTGCAGCGGGCTGGTTGCAATGAAGGTGTGGATACGCGCGCGGTTGGCAGGCTTGAGCGCCTCTGCAGCACGAGCGATGTCACGGTCGTTGGCACGGGCCAGCGAGCACACGGTGGAATCCTTGATGATCGACGCAATGCTCTGCACACAGTCGAAATCACCATTGGAGCTGGCTGCAAAG contains:
- a CDS encoding 2-isopropylmalate synthase gives rise to the protein MSDQLIIFDTTLRDGEQSPGASMTKDEKLRIARQLERLKVDVIEAGFAASSNGDFDCVQSIASIIKDSTVCSLARANDRDIARAAEALKPANRARIHTFIATSPLHMEKKLRMSPDEVFEQAKMSVRFARNLVGDIEFSPEDGYRSDPDFLCRVIEAVIAEGATTINVPDTVGYAIPELYGNFIKNLRERIPNSDKAVWSVHCHNDLGMAVANSLAGVKIGGARQVECTINGLGERAGNCSLEEVVMAVKTRRDYFGLDVNIDTQHIVAASKMVSQTTGFVVQPNKAVVGANAFAHASGIHQDGVLKARDTYEIMRAEDVGWSANKIVLGKLSGRNAFKQRLQELGVVMESESDINAAFARFKDLADRKSEIFDEDILALVNTEGGHSNHEAFRFVSLAQASETGEQPKATVVLMAHGKEVKGESTGNGPVDASMKAIESQAKSGAEMVLYAVNAISGSTESQGEVTVRLQQGGRIVNGVGADPDIVVASAKAYIAALNKLQNPTEKVAAQG